Proteins encoded in a region of the Ptychodera flava strain L36383 chromosome 4, AS_Pfla_20210202, whole genome shotgun sequence genome:
- the LOC139132165 gene encoding muscarinic acetylcholine receptor M2-like: MVWLRDFAVNNTLSANLNWSEAETNETLVYFDGYDDRHLLWLLGIGIGGGLFSFLVVFSNVLVIFIFRCNRQLRKVTYNYIINLAVADFIVGFVSVPGYIVYVSVGYWPFGRVSCEFWLFADYLVSNVNLYTIIVICVDRYKSLIDPLKHRTSITSTRVHLTIAGIWVMCSTMHSVPNLLWPRIRGFYEFSAEECTVEFKYHSWFVWTRATLGFWSPLVILVILYARIYNLASKVATRKRSERQNTDVERKPTPVVISGKGKHNSGRKKSLPKAADHRKRSTPNNPPSPKSERRYFVGELEGKTVYNDCTTSSTNVLDCESVIASEICSPDASSLQCDHQTCTTRGDENNEFPCASGSAVQTGSVTPVSSKHTCVSGSSNSAVESVGCEKTKETSEERFVAYDNPTFDGVADEKRCNSSSKAVISSENKGESHEGSPEVPGNNTTKLDSPNEDGTKGGNDEIVESDLIDLEAAPTDSTITTSIQGQLSTQDETEAKRKRRIGNVADSAHRTFSTVAIVNYAMEYESTLTLLYATAVPLASA; the protein is encoded by the exons ATGGTGTGGCTCAGAGACTTCGCTGTCAATAACACACTCTCTGCGAATCTGAATTGGTCTGAGGCGGAAACAAATGAAACGCTCGTCTACTTTGATGGATACGATGACAGACATCTTCTATGGCTGCTCGGGATAGGCATTGGTGGAGGCTTGTTCAGTTTTTTGGTCGTTTTCAGTAACGTGCTCGTCATCTTTATCTTCCGTTGCAATCGTCAGCTCCGGAAAGTAACGTACAATTACATCATCAACCTCGCCGTGGCCGATTTCATAGTCGGGTTTGTGTCCGTGCCCGGCTACATAGTGTACGTCTCGGTCGGTTATTGGCCGTTTGGTCGGGTTTCTTGTGAGTTTTGGCTCTTTGCGGACTATCTTGTCAGTAACGTCAATCTGTACACAATAATCGTCATCTGCGTGGACCGTTACAAATCACTCATTGACCCACTCAAGCACCGCACATCCATCACGTCAACGCGAGTACACTTAACAATTGCTGGGATTTGGGTGATGTGCAGTACCATGCACTCTGTGCCAAACTTGCTCTGGCCCAGAATTCGCGGGTTCTACGAGTTTTCGGCCGAAGAGTGCACCGTAGAATTCAAATACCATAGCTGGTTTGTTTGGACGCGGGCAACATTGGGGTTCTGGTCGCCATTGGTCATTCTAGTTATTTTGTACGCTCGAATATACAACCTAGCAAGCAAAGTGGCAACCAGAAAAAGATCTGAAAGACAAAACACAGATGTTGAGCGTAAACCAACACCGGTTGTCATTTCGGGAAAAGGTAAACACAATTCCGGCAGAAAGAAGTCATTACCAAAGGCAGCGGACCATCGTAAGAGAAGCACGCCAAACAATCCCCCGAGCCCAAAATCCGAACGACGATACTTCGTGGGTGAGCTTGAGGGCAAGACAGTGTACAACGACTGTACAACAAGTTCTACCAACGTACTTGACTGTGAAAGTGTCATTGCCTCAGAGATATGTAGCCCTGATGCCTCCTCTTTGCAATGCGATCACCAGACGTGCACGACGCGGGGCGATGAAAATAACGAATTTCCTTGTGCATCGGGAAGCGCTGTACAGACTGGAAGCGTTACCCCAGTGTCATCCAAGCACACTTGCGTTTCTGGGTCCTCAAACAGCGCAGTGGAAAGCGTTGGCTGTGAAAAGACGAAAGAAACTTCAGAGGAACGTTTTGTCGCGTATGACAATCCAACTTTTGATGGAGTGGCCGATGAAAAACGTTGCAATTCTTCAAGCAAAGCAGTCATTTCAAGTGAGAACAAGGGAGAATCTCATGAAGGGTCGCCCGAGGTACCTGGGAATAACACCACAAAATTAGACAGCCCGAATGAAGATGGCACGAAGGGCGGGAACGACGAGATTGTTGAGAGCGATTTGATAGATCTAGAGGCAGCACCGACTGACTCCACGATTACAACATCAATACAGGGACAACTGTCAACCCAAGATGAGACAGAAGCAAAGCGGAAACGGAGGATTGGAAATGTCGCAG atTCCGCACATAGAACGTTCAGCACTGTGGCCATTGTCAACTatgctatggagtacgagtctacgctgacgctgctgtacgccacagcagtaccactcgcgtcg GCATAG